CTTTCTATCGTGAGCGTGTTGAGCGTTTAAAAGAAGCATTACCGGGACTTGCAGTGACTTCTGATGTCATTGTCGGGTTTCCAGGAGAGACGGATGACGAATTTGATGAGACATTTCGTCTGATCAGGGAGATTGGCTACTCCGAGCTTCATGTTTTTCCTTTTTCAAAACGCACAGGTACTCCTGCAGCAAGAATGGAAGATCAAGTGGCCGATGATGTCAAACATGACCGTGTTCATCGATTAATTACACTGTCCAACCAGCAGGCGAAAGAATATGCGTCCATGCACGAAGGTGAAGTGCTCGAAATGATACCCGAAGAGCAGGATCCATCTGATCCAAATCGACTCATTGGTTTCACGCGTAATTACCTGAAGGTATCTGTAGCTCTTGATCCAAAATGGATAGGTGAAGTGATCGATATTCAATTGCAGCAGGCTGGCTATCCGATCAGTCAAGGACGATTAATTGGATCATCAAACAGCGTAATCGTTTGATAGAATGAGATACGACTAGTAAGAAAGCCGAAAAAGGGTTACTTACAATCAGCAAAAACTGTAAATAGGCGTTGACCTGCCAGCTTAATTCATATATAATCGACAAAGACATGCTCTAAGAGTATGTTGTGATTGGTTGTTCGGAGGGAGGGATACAGAATGGCAGAAACTCGTGTAAAAAAGAACGAGTCGATTGATGCTGCTCTTCGTCGCTTTAAAAAATCGATGTCTAAAGATGGTACTATGCAGGAAGTGAAAAAGCGTAAGCACTATGAAAAGCCGAGCATAAAGCGGAAGAAAAAGTCTGAAGCGGCTCGCAAGCGTAAGTTTTAATGTGAGAGGGTGGCATATCTTTGAACATTCAGGATCGTCTGCAGGAAGATATGAAGCAGGCTATGCGCAATCGGGAGAAAGAGCGGTTGAGTGTCATTCGTTCTGTCAAGGCTGCCTTGCAGAATGAAGCCATTAAAACCGGTAGCGATCTGTCTCTGGATGAGGTTCTGACCGTCCTTAACCGCGAAATGAAGCAGCGTAAAGAATCCCTCCATGAATTTGAACAGGCGAACCGGCAGGATCTGAGCAATAAGATGAAGTATGAAATTGAGATACTGTCGCACTATTTACCAAAACAGCTCACAGAAGAAGAACTGCAAGCGATTGTTGATGAAACAATAACTGAGACAGAGGCTTCTTCGAAAGCGGAAATGGGAAAAGTGATGGGTGCAGTCATGCCGAAAGTCAAAGGTCAGGCGGACGGCACTCAAGTGAAAAAGCTTGTTGAAAAATCTTTATCTTAAAACGGTTATCAACCCCGGTGCATTTGCGCCGGGGTTTTAGTTATTGGTATAAGGCTTCATACTTTCCTCCTGTCAAAAAAATGAGTAAACTGATGATAGAAAGATTGAAACATAATGTAAGCCTTATCCGTAAAGAAGCAGTAAGGTGTTTATTCCCTCATACGGGAGAGATGGAAGGAGGGTTTTTGATGAAACGATTACGATTGGCAATATACATGCTGCTCATTATCAGCGGAATGACTATGTTGTTTTTACCGGCCGACCAGGCAAGCGGGTCCGGAGATGGTGAGATCGTTTACATCGTTCCAGTTGAAAAAGAGGTCGAGAGAGGACTCCAGGCTTTTCTTGAACGTTCAATCCAAACTGCTGAAGAAGAAGGCGCGAGCCACATTATATTCGAAGTGAATACGCCTGGTGGGTTTGTTGATGCAGCGGGTGGTATTGCAACGCTGATACGAAACGCAGAACCGGATACGACGGCTTTTGTTGTTGAACGTGCGTTGTCTGCAGGGGCTTATATTTCCCTGAATGCAGACGAAATCGTCATGGCACCCGGATCCAGCATGGGGTCAGCTTCAGTCATTGACGGTTCTGGAAGTGCTGCAGATGATAAAGCACAATCTGCCTGGCTTGCCAATATGCGGGAAGCTGCAGAACTTAACGACAGAGATCCGATCTATGCCCTGGCAATGGCAGACCGGGAGATTGAAATTCCGGAGCTCGATATCACAGATGAAAATATTCTGACACTGACACCGAGCCAGGCATTGGAAGTCGGCTATGCAGAAGAGGTTCTGTCAACGAGGGAAGAAGTTCTGGAATATATCGGTTATGAGAATGCGGAAATCAGAGAAATGGAAGTCACTTTATCTGAACAGATTGCGCGATTTGTGACAAATCCAATTGTCGTACCTATCCTCCTGAGTATTGGGAGCCTTGGTCTTGTACTTGAACTTTATTCTCCAGGCTTTGGAATCCCGGGTATTATGGGAGCTTCGGCACTGCTGTTATTCTTTTTCGGTCATCTTGTAGCTGGATTTGCAGGACTTGAGACAGTTATTCTATTAGGAATAGGAATTGTATTACTCCTCATCGAAGTCTTTTCCCCGAGTTTCGGAATTCTTGGTTTTCTCGGAATCGGGGCGATTATGGGAAGTCTTGTGCTCAGTTCTTATGATACCAGCATGATGCTGATGTCATTATTGATAGCGATTGTCGTCACAATTGTTGCCTCTGTAATGTTCTTCAAGTATGTTGGCTATAACGGTCCATTAAAACGCGTGGTTCTTCTGGATCAGGCAGGGAACGACCAGGGGTATATCTCTTCAGAGTCAAAAAATGAACATCTGGGTCGTACAGGAACCGCCCTGACAATCCTAAGGCCATCAGGTGTTGCAGAAATCAATGACGAACGACTTGACGTTGTCTCTGAGGGAGGATATATTGAACAGGGAAGAAAAGTAAAAGTGATTTCGGTATCAGGCTCGAGGATTGTTGTCAGAGAATTGAAATCCGATGAAGCTGAGTAAGCGGAACGCTGAATAATTCAATTACAAGGAGGAAAAAAGCATGATTACAGAAGAAATTGCAATATTACTAGGTATTGGTCTTGTTATTGTAGCTCTTGCGGTACTGTTTACATTTGTACCGGTAGCCCTATGGATTTCAGCATGGGCAGCAGGCGTGAAAGTAGGTATTTTCCAACTCGTCGGTATGCGACTGCGTCGCGTTATCCCGCATCGTGTTGTTAATCCGCTGATTAAAGCGGTAAAAGCAGGACTGGATATCAGTACAAACAAGTTAGAAGGTCACTATCTCGCAGGTGGTAACGTAGACCGCGTTGTCAATGCCTTAATTGCGGCACAACGTGCAAATATTGATCTGACATTTGAACGCTGTGCGGCGATCGATCTCGCCGGTCGTGACGTACTGGAAGCGGTTCAAATGAGTGTTAACCCGAAAGTGATTGAAACACCGTTTATTGCTGGTGTTGCCATGGACGGAATTGAGGTAAAAGCAAAAGCAAGAATCACTGTACGTGCAAACATCGACCGCCTGGTTGGTGGTGCTGGTGAAGAGACGATCATCGCCCGAGTAGGTGAAGGGATTGTTTCCACGATCGGTTCTGCAAAGAATCATGCGGAAGTCCTTGAGAATCCAGACATGATTTCCCAAACTGTACTTAAAAAAGGTCTGGATGCCGGAACAGCTTTTGAAATTCTATCGATTGATATTGCAGACATCGATATCGGCAAGAACATTGGTGCCGGTCTTCAGACAGATCAGGCAGAGGCAGACAAGAAAATTGCTCAGGCGAAAGCCGAGGAACGTCGTGCCATGGCTGTTGCTGAAGAACAGGAAATGAGAGCCCGCGTAGAAGAAATGCGAGCGAAGGTTGTCGAAGCAGAGGCCGAAGTTCCAATGGCCATGTCAGAAGCACTCAGAAAAGGGAAGCTTGGCGTTATGGACTATATGAACTACAATAACATCAAAGCAGATACCGATATGCGTGATTCGATTGGCAAAGCAACAAATGATGACGAAGACGGTATTGAACGTAACCCGCACCGTGATCGATAATAAGTCAGTTAATCATGTCTGACAGATGAAGGGAGCGTGTCAGCAATGGCAGGAATCATTACACTTTTGTTCGAAAGCCCTCTTCTGTTATTTTTCCTGATTGCGGCGATCCTGAGTTTCTTTCAAAGCAAGGGTAAGGAGCAGCGAAAGCAAAATGAACGGCAGCCCAAACGGGAAGAAACTGAGGTTGATGAAATTGACTGGCGGGATATTTTCCGCCAAGAGGAAACAACTGAACAAAAGGCTCCGAAGCAAGAGCCTGTTCCACCCCGATATGATGCAGATGACCGAAGAACTGATTCGGAAAAAGCAAAGGATTCTGGAACTCAAATGAGCGATAAATGGCAACAGCAATACCGTGAACTGGAAAAGAAGAAGCGCCAAGCTGCAAAATCTGCTTCGAAAGTTTCGGATTCCCCGATTGAGATGGGGGAAATTGCCAGAACGAAGAAGCCGAAAATTGCACTTGATTTCAGTCAAGTATCCCGAGATGAAGCGGTTAAAGGCGTTATTTGGGCAGAAATTCTCGGAAAGCCCATATCCATGCGTAAAGATAAATCAATTCGACGTTGACATTGTAGCGAAGAGAAAGCTGTCCCCATCTGCAGGGGGGCAGCTTTTCTCTTATACTTCAGGAATGTTTACATCCGTTAAAGGATTAAAGTATAC
This Salisediminibacterium beveridgei DNA region includes the following protein-coding sequences:
- a CDS encoding GatB/YqeY domain-containing protein, with the translated sequence MNIQDRLQEDMKQAMRNREKERLSVIRSVKAALQNEAIKTGSDLSLDEVLTVLNREMKQRKESLHEFEQANRQDLSNKMKYEIEILSHYLPKQLTEEELQAIVDETITETEASSKAEMGKVMGAVMPKVKGQADGTQVKKLVEKSLS
- the floA gene encoding flotillin-like protein FloA (flotillin-like protein involved in membrane lipid rafts); translation: MITEEIAILLGIGLVIVALAVLFTFVPVALWISAWAAGVKVGIFQLVGMRLRRVIPHRVVNPLIKAVKAGLDISTNKLEGHYLAGGNVDRVVNALIAAQRANIDLTFERCAAIDLAGRDVLEAVQMSVNPKVIETPFIAGVAMDGIEVKAKARITVRANIDRLVGGAGEETIIARVGEGIVSTIGSAKNHAEVLENPDMISQTVLKKGLDAGTAFEILSIDIADIDIGKNIGAGLQTDQAEADKKIAQAKAEERRAMAVAEEQEMRARVEEMRAKVVEAEAEVPMAMSEALRKGKLGVMDYMNYNNIKADTDMRDSIGKATNDDEDGIERNPHRDR
- the rpsU gene encoding 30S ribosomal protein S21; its protein translation is MAETRVKKNESIDAALRRFKKSMSKDGTMQEVKKRKHYEKPSIKRKKKSEAARKRKF
- a CDS encoding NfeD family protein is translated as MKRLRLAIYMLLIISGMTMLFLPADQASGSGDGEIVYIVPVEKEVERGLQAFLERSIQTAEEEGASHIIFEVNTPGGFVDAAGGIATLIRNAEPDTTAFVVERALSAGAYISLNADEIVMAPGSSMGSASVIDGSGSAADDKAQSAWLANMREAAELNDRDPIYALAMADREIEIPELDITDENILTLTPSQALEVGYAEEVLSTREEVLEYIGYENAEIREMEVTLSEQIARFVTNPIVVPILLSIGSLGLVLELYSPGFGIPGIMGASALLLFFFGHLVAGFAGLETVILLGIGIVLLLIEVFSPSFGILGFLGIGAIMGSLVLSSYDTSMMLMSLLIAIVVTIVASVMFFKYVGYNGPLKRVVLLDQAGNDQGYISSESKNEHLGRTGTALTILRPSGVAEINDERLDVVSEGGYIEQGRKVKVISVSGSRIVVRELKSDEAE